The DNA segment GGACTCGGATAGAGCataatataacctcactttttgaattatgCTCATGTGTACCAACTTACATTGTTGTTATTTATCAGAACTtcatttgacataaaaatatcaccaagaaaaccaaaactgacaccactcattttagaattattattttgattgctTTCATCTAATTGCATCAGGTTTTCTCTGATGCGCTTATAATTATAACGCACTTTTTTCTGAACAAAGTGTTGAAATCAGCGAAAATCCATgaatgatttgttttttttttatgtttaagatatttgcagttcagatgggtcgaaaattcacctgtgCTTTCTTAACCTTTTTTAGCCATATTCGATAATACGAATCCCTgacaaaacgcaacatttttaccattttttaaagaaaggatcATTCTTCCCAACATGGATTCCGCGGTCTACCGCCTCTATTTATTGTCGAAGTTgtagaataattacttttttccattcactttaaatttcaagCATGCAACATAATACCGCATACCGCTACCGGtgctattttaaagttatggaacgaaatgtgataatgtcgacgccatcttgaaaacgtatattacgtATTGTACAAAACTAAGGACGTGATATACGCACATAAATTACGTCAAAACCCTCATGTAATTTACCAAAGGTATATTACGTGCACAACCCTGCATGTTCCAGTtggtttacaattacgtcacattTCCGGAGACTAAAAAAATATGCTACGAAGGAGAGTttaggaaaataatcttctttaaagtcctttcaaatctattgaaattttcttaacaaaccgtctaaagagtttaatttaacGAAACTTTACGCATTTCTAGAAAGACAGGCAAATTTACGAACaataaaattagttcaattttgaatttttaaataatgcacaaataagataatttattaatgaaacaattaaatgaatatatatatatatatccatttGTGTTTATTTCTTGCTTATTTAACGCCTTAATCTTTGAATTTGCAAGACAAGGTAGAAGCCCCTCCCCACGGACAAAAATCTGCGCTTTGTTTggagttttttggtttaaaacttccTTGTCAAcacaaaattataatgaattgataTCAATTACTTATCTTTAACCCATTAATGGCCATAAGTCGTATTTGCGACCCAAAAAAACGGCATCTTTAAAAATCTGTAGCCAAAGTTAAAACACGGCAAACAGGCTGCGCCGCATGGCAGAGAACTAGTTTTGGCCATTAATGGGTTAAGTAGGTTTCCGGGTTTGtattatctgcataacgaaactCAATTTGAAAACGAACAAATATTCaaagtttagaattttctatttgttttttccCCATTTTCGGGGTACACGACCGGCACTTCTGAAGTCTTTTTAAAACTGACTTAAAGAAAAACTCGAGAACCACATGTTACATATGGTGAGGAAAATGATCTTCTCCaaagtcctttcaaaaccattgaaattttttaaacaacccgTCTAAAGAGTGTAATTAGATGAAACTTTACAGATTTCTAGAAAGAAAAGcaaattttcgaacaataaaaacagttcaattttgaattttcaaataatgcatCAATGCTTTCATGCTGTCATTCTTCGctggatcggtctttcattattcttcacctaaaggaagaaataacaggtttTACAGCTGATACTAGGcaatctgataagtacctgaaagttctaagagatggcattagtattcactaatgtgaaccattttcgtcgagcttgatccttcaaatgacgcctgtcaaaacttcaaccatttatgtttacgcatttacaagttacagcactgagaagcgactaacctccgagtttttttcaatatggaaaaatctgagtttcgagttttgatcaaacactaccgtaagagcacagttgatgctgaacgatctggatGCCCAAAAGAGGttactacaccagaaaatgtcgaaaaaatccatgatatgatgttgaatgatcccaaagtgaaattaagagaggtatctaatgctgtaggcatatcattggaacgtNNNNNNNNNNNNNNNNNNNNNNNNNNNNNNNNNNNNNNNNNNNNNNNNNNNNNNNNNNNNNNNNNNNNNNNNNNNNNNNNNNNNNNNNNNNNNNNNNNNNTTTgtcattattttcgcgtaagccgaccgagtttttgcgccgattcataaccatggatgaaacctggatccactactacactcctgagtcaacgcaacaggccaaacagtgggttccaccgggccaaggtgctccgaagcgtccaaaagcgcaacaatgggtcggaaaggctatggcctccgtattttgggatgcacatggcataatattcgtggactatcttgaaaaaggtaaaaccataaccggagcatactattcatcattattggaccgattgaaaatcgaaatcgccgaaaaacgaccgcatttgaagaagaaaaaacagctttatcatcacgacaatgcgcctgttcattcatgcttagttgcacaagcaaaattacatgaaatcggcttcgaattggtttctcagccaccgtattcaccagacctgacccccagcgactattacttgttccctaacctgaagagatggctcaccggtaagcgcttatactcaaatgaggagctcatagttgaaactgaggcgtattttggagaccttccgatcgagtactttccggacggtatcaaaaagttagaaaatcgttggtctcgctgtatcgacctaaaagaagattatgttgaaaaataaaatcgactttggccaaaaaaacgtctccgtgtttcatttttcagggacttatcagactgcctagtatttggatgattgtcaacacatttaattttagacttcatcgatttttaaccttctccagtggtaagatgacaactataatttacccataatgagagaggctcgttctggcaaacaaaatgataatagtgcagaccgtagtatttcagtgatgatttattgacattttattagtaattattttctcGCACACTTAAATTTGCTCGCCTTGTCAGagcactttaaaactaaagtaaatcagttctttagtttgaaaattaagacTTTTCAGTGTTAGTTGCATTATCagcaaatttcaatttatattgcTCCTTTTTCtaaaatggatccattattctctgagttTTCAGAGATTTTTCAGGCTattctacgcactgaaaccaattttaagaaaattggaaaagacaATCTAACAGTGGCTACTGTTAAGAAACGAATAGAACTTCTTGACCAATGCTGGAAGAGTTGTGAAACCCTGCATCTGGAAATTAAAGCTGGAATTACGTCGGCTGAGAgtgagaaattgaaatattttacaaagtctaagtatctcgctattgaagatgcttatctgaatgcgcgagattttttatagaatcaattggtcttgcttactccCTGAGACTCAGGCTAATGGATgtttaaatcagtctcaaattatttGTCATGATTCCTTGCTTGTTAAACTTCCTCAGATGACTTTATcggagttttcaggagactacaaggattgggagaaGTTTCgcaatttatttaatgctttaataattcaaaacgattccttgtTAAATGTAACAAGATTTTACTAattgaaattgtccttaaagggtGAAGCTGAAGGTTTTTTAAGACATCTGTCGATAACTGATTCTAACTTTATCTCTACTTAGAAGTCGCTAAAGACTAGATTTGACAACAAgagagctttaatctcaactcatttacaaagctttataaatcttcctaatgtgtcgaataatattctggaaaacttaaaaaacttacgcgataaaacaaatgagtctTTGGCGGCTCTCAAAAGTCTTAAACACTTAACAGAATattggagtgatttacttgtttttataatggttgAAAAGTTTGATATTGGTACACTCTAAGAATGGGATatgcatattggttctagcactgattatcctACTTATCAACAACTTGACTCGTTTTTGgagactcgcatacgtattttggaggctattaaagcttcaaaGCCTGGTGCaagttctcaagaaaagagtagAGCTTCAAAAAAATCGGGAGTAGGAGCCACAATGTaacttctagctcaaagtgtATCCTTAgtaaggataatcactctttatttaaatgcaactaATTCAATGCTCTGTCTGTGGATaggcgtagggaagttgctacaaataatcattaTTGTTATATTTGTCTCACGTCCGGACATCGACCTCATAAttttgttagtaaattcaaatgttacaaatgccgtaggagacataattccctgttgcatttcaatgattataattcaaatcgaAACTTACAACCAACTATTTCTGCATCGGTTATTTCTCAATTTgcagtttcaggttctctcgcATCACAATCAAATGATTGCGGCAATTCATGTAGTGCTTGAGGAAGAAGACGCTAAAGTTTGGTTTCATTTTAtgagtaattatcaaaatttgtcgcgctcaaccttactcgctacggctgttatttccttccaaactgaaaatggaagaagtcacagatttagagttttgctgAACCAAagatctgaatgttgttttattagCGAGAgagtaatgaaaatattaagtccaagctacaaaaaggttaaagcagtagTATATGAGGTTGGATGAGTTAATATTGattcttcaagaaagttagcagaattCAATTTAATCCCTACAGAAAAGAACTGTCCtaaagtccacatccaagctttagtattGTTACACCTTACACCATATGGTCCTTCTGTAAAATCTAATGTGgggaatgaagatcaattaaaGGAGTTAGGGTTCGCAGATCCAAATCCCTTTAGCtcccatcaagttgatttgattttaggagccgATAAATATGGCTTATGTTTTCTTCCTGGTGtccaacagggtatattgggttctcttactgcgcaaagtaccgtttttggccggatattatctgggccggtttcagtctcaaataaaatagaaattaacattccagtAACATCACATCAGGCTATTTTagcagaagtcttgcatgaagacttaaccaggttctgggagttggaggaagttccctttgaaaatactttaacagATGACGAGATGTTTTGTGATAagcatttcgccacgaattaccaacgaacaaagacggacgttacatgataGGCTTACCATTCAAAAACGGTTCTCCCACAAAAATAGGTGCATCCTTGGAGAGAGCTAAGATCGCTTAGAATAAAGTACTTCGTCGTTTATCAGAGAAAtcgaaattattgttacaatactccagttCCTTATCAGATTATGAAAGCCTAAgacacatggaacttcttcaaggaaaggaattggatagttttccacaaactgtgtatttgcctcatcaccctatcttaagagaaagtagttccactactaagttgagggttggtttcaacgcttccagtttaacttaaataattcttccttgaattctcatcttcacatcggtACGTTAGCGGAGGATTCTTAGctgaaggttctaggtttattttgggatcctgagtctgattcattcctttttaaagtgactttttctttagtcgaaaatccaacaaaagggatttttttctcataaatagcTAAGTTGCATGATCCTATGGGTTGGATAACTCCAGTTGTAATAGTGACAAACATTTTAATGCAGGAACTATGGCTGCGTAAATTCGACTGGGACGACGGACTACCTGATGATCttaaaattgaatggttaaattatcatttttctcttgaaaatataGAAGCACTTGAAATCCCCAGATGGGCACGACAACTacagacaaactctgaattcgagcttcatggATTTTCTGAAgcttcgtcaaaagcttattcagcttccgttcacattagaattcttagtgaagatttaaaggaGGCTCATGTTGGCCTACTAATGGCTAAATCCAAAGTAGCTCCTATTACATATGCATCAATTCCGCGTTTGGAGTTGTGtggataaaatacctgtttactgtcacacGGATTCCGTAATAGTTTTGGCTtggctaggaaaacatccttCCAATTGGCCTGTGTTTGTTGCTAATAGATTTCccctaattcatgagctggtaccTCGCACGAAATGGCGATACATTTCTACGAAAGATAATCCGGCAGAATGCGCTACACGGTGACTCACGTCCGAAAAATTAATAAGGCATTCCTCATGGTACCAAGGCCGaccttggttaactttgcatttctcaaaattgcCTGAATATCGCTACGTAGCCCCCTCGCAATCAAATTTCGAACAGCGGCTACTAGAGATTCATCTTGTTTTAAGTGTGATCAAAAGTCCATTCAACTTaatgcttaaattctcctcttAGCCAATATTCCTTCGCGTAACGGCCTATGgtaaaaggtttattgatgcctCTGTGTTCAAGCACTAAAAACTTAATAAGCCTTAACCTAAACTTTCAAACATTTCTCTAAATGCGATTGAAATccaacaagctgttatattttggattaaattcgtccaggcaaattccttttctaattAGATAAAAGCTTTAaacgaagaagatagggtggttccaaaaaactcgctattaaaaagtttgaatccattttttgaTTCTAACAATCTCTTAAGGTTAGATGGAAGACTACGGCATTCTTctatcagttttgatgagaagcatTCTATCATTTTTCAGCGTGACCACGTGAGTAAGCTTATCGCCGCGCTtgctcaccttcgatctttacacggtggtcagcaattaactttacatacgctCAGACAGCGTTACTGAATTTTAGTGGTTCGCTCCTTGGTTGAACGACTGACAAAAAGTTGCGTGGAGGGCACACGTGAGAGCGCGGCTCTGTCTCAACAACTTATCGGGGACTTACCTGAGTTTAGAGTAACCCCACATCGTCCATTTacacattctggtgtggactatgcaggcccatttaatgttcgctttaCTTCCGGTCGTAACggaaagagttacaaaacttacgttgcgctTTTCGCCTGTTATTTTACGCAAGCTGTCCATTTAGAACTtgtttctgattattcatctgcTGCTTTTCTCGCCACCTTTTagcgattttcttcaaggcgaggaagacctgtacacttgtacagtgataatgatacgacatttcacggtgctgacCGGTAATTAAAAAACTGCCTTTTGAATCTTAAACTGGATGCTGatttgcataatgagttcgcaattcaaggtacttcttggcatttcatacctTCTTCCGCTCCTCATTTTGGGGGTTTATGGGAGGCTGGAGTTAATAGTTTTGAACGCCATCTAAAAATAATTGTAGGtgcacatactcttacatacAAAGACTTTTATATCCTTCTTACTCGTATAATGGCTTGCCTCAATTCCCGTCCTATTGCCCttctttcaaatgatcctgaaaacttttcctatcttacacctggacattttctgattggagACCGTTTGACCAGAATTCCAGAACCCTCATCggaatttacttcggaaaatcgTATAAATTGATGGCagttagtacaaaaaatttcagagatttactggagaagatgggctgttgattatttacagtctttacaaaaacgctacaaatggttcaacaaagagctaaatcttgtgatcggtgatatcgcccttgtgaaacatgattcgttaccgcCTTCTAGATGGTTGTTATGCCGTATAATTAAATGCTACAAGGGTAAGGCcgatttagtacgttctgttcgcgtaaaaactgccagttcggtatacgaacgtccgattactcagatttgtctgttaccagtcagagcgaaagaaatgagcgaaatctgaacaactattattaattagatttttaaaaaattattctataaacTTATTGGATTATGGCGGGAGGCTAAGacttaaattttagttacatttgTACTGTTTCTTTACGGTAGGCGGCATTTGCGTTGttgacaaatactcgattaagcacttattgttttcttttcatcgtgcagttaccaTTCAGGAAGCGGGCGGTATGTTaaaagttctaatgtttcgtctttatgagattttctgcgattgaaaattattcaatttaccgatatcgcctatttcaaagttattttcggttttcttattatttatttaaatgaatgtttgaagtcacgtgatttctcagtttgagtgtgtgatgatagccttgtcgcttgagaaaaccagtgtgcgagcagcagtgaatcacgacagatcgttgtccgatcttttcatATCAGTAAAATGATTAACTCAATGAAGACATTAAATCTtattaaatgtttctaaatataaacattaaacacTGCTAAATACTCGAAAACCGAAAAGAAAATCGTAAATTCTATGAATGCAAAATTTTACCtctaaattatcatttaaattaattaaacatcaCTTCTTAACTTTtcgaaggaaattaattttctagatttctgattttcataaaaaataaaaatctatccaAATTTTCGATAcctgaaaagagaattttttattttataaatataaaatttgatccAAAGTGTCATTTAGACGTAGAAAATAACGCTTCTTCATATCTCAACGATGAGTTAATCttccaaaatgttcaaaattttaaataaaatattgctaaCTTTTGGAGACCagaaaggtaaatttaaaaatttgtaactgtaagaattaaaaaaattaaggtaaattaaaaaaattttgattgaaatattgataaattattgagatctgaaatgaaaatttttaagttcgtaattaaattattttttttaattaggaacaagtttaaaaatttcgaataaaaatattcgtaaattaTTGAaccctgaaataaaaatttcaaattttgcaactttcaaatttctaatttctaaaatttactttcaaatttctaaaatttactttcaaatttctaaaatttataccaaaaaaaatctTGCCAAATTTCTAGGACCATTTTTGCTTTCCATAATAACTGAaaagcgcccccccccccctacattGGGCGCCAATTGTCACGCGATCATTTTATTCATAGTTGAAAAAGGTCCTATAGGCCGCGCACAAGGCATAAAGGCAATCCTGTAATGGtaactaaaaaaaaggaaacttcTGGGTAGTCTTACCCGAATTCTCGACCAGAACGATAAAATTATTATGCAGTAATCACTGTAAGCGGTAAACGAACGAAAatcccaaaaattatttaaaaagggcTACCTCAGTCCTTAGGTAGAGAGGGGGGTCGTTCAAATAAAACTTAGTAGGACACTTTACAATAAAATAAGAGTATAAAGACAAAGAAAAAGAGATAGTTAGAGCTGTCCCATAACATGTTGACACGATAACGTGGAAATACTTAAGAGAAACAAGGTCAAATATAAACGAAAGGACACGAAAGGACATGAAGAAAATATCGTATTAAAGTGAAAACAGTATATAAAAGGAAATAGCGGACTGAAAAACTAGGCGAAATCcggtaaaaaaaggaaaaattaacattaatcaaCCGTCGATATAACCAATTTAGGATTTACTTgttaaaaaaaggggggggggtcgaaaaaataaaaaaataaatataaaaattagtaagAGGAAATGCGTCAGCATTATCACAAGCTAAATTACACAAATATAACGAGAAGTCGGGAAGTTACACGAGAAAAGGTTCGGCACAGGGGTTACATACGATACTTACatcttaaaaaaaggaaacgTGCGAAGAAAACTCCAAAATAATCCATGAATAATTGTGGCACAGAatcccaaaaaaaaacaaagctaAGAGAAAATCACCGGTCGGCACTCCATTATTTGAGCTTAGGCACTAAACATAGTGATCCAACCAAgaagtatttataattttatctgaATTCCAAATAAGCTAAGGAAATACCCTGGCAGAACCACTAGAGAAATTGAAGTCCTACATCCGAAACCAGTAGAAGTCGATCGAAAATGGATTAAATTAAGTAGATTCGCACTATGGTCAACACCTCGAGCTTGCAAGCGATACTAATTAAGACCAGTGCTGCCAGATCTGAGATACTATATCCCGCAAGGACGCGCTCAATTTCCGCATAAAATCTCCGAAATTTGAAATGACGAATTTCCCATATCCTCCATATTACATAATAagtgtatttcaaatatttcgttaaataaCTGAAGGAGTATATATCAGGTACCTTAAGGTGTAGTGAATTGTACATAAATTGCTGTGCATACGTATAATGACTCTCaactttttattgtattttaagctTTACAATTTTCCTTTCATATATTATTTCCACACGTATcgtctttaaattatatatttttatataattcaacataaatcaaatatattaatttaaatgaaatattacacgaagaaataTCACATGTTTTTTGTTCAGTCCACTTAAACATACTAAGAAATACATACTAACAAAAACTacgttcacaaaaaatttttattatcaccATGTTCATCagtgatcaaaaataaaacaaattcttcGATGGCTGCAGTCACATCATTTGATTCTGCCAAAGAATTTTGTATATTGTGATTTGCACTACTTGTACAATATTTTTGAGATAATCCTATTGATTGAAGCACGTCTTTAGGGTATTCATAATTCTTACAACATTTTTCGTAGCGTTTAAGACCATAAAGAATCATCAAAATTGCGTTCATCATGTCAAGTTTGAACGTATTCCTCAATTATGTTTTGACTAGGTTCATTTAGCTAAAAAGCCTTTCGATCTCAGCATTGGAATGGGGCAAAAATAGCACACCAATTGCGAAATTGACCGACTCTTCGAAGGGATTCATACCAGAAGCATCAACATACTTAAATTATTCATTCTAAAATGTAACAGTGTCTTTCTTCACGTTCCATTATaacaaatgaactttaaaacatTGATTATCAATTTCAGCAACTTTTTTCTctggaatattgaaatttttgaataataaattcaaattttgtttggaagCCGAAAGCATATTGGCTACtgataaaagagaaattttctcaaatatcgCAACATTCACGGGTGATCTTTGTTGCAACTGTTTGAATAAAGCAAGAAGAAAAGCTTTTCATGTAGAACGAAAGTTCTTCCAACTTGGTTTCTACCGCAAATCCAAGGTAAGTTGTGGGATCcaaataattctgaatttgacTCGTCAAAACATCAATCTTGTAGGTAGGTAAAACCATCTTTGCTGCGATTGAGCGTACTAACAAAGTAAGATCctgtaaataaaagttcaaatgatatttttacattatcatcatttatgattaagaaagtattagaaatgtcggaaatttgacatcacagtttttcaacggatctccacgtttcgagaccacctgaatccgaaaataaggtttttacgatggcgtctgtctgtctgcctgtccgtccggccgtccagctgtccggccgtccgtaaacacgataactctcgaagaaACGagcggatcaaatccatctttaacacatttttttaaggtcctaaaagaaaggacgagttcattaaccagccatttttgatgaaaattcaaagtgagcgcattttgaacatatttgagaccactttttctgaatttgaaaattcgacgtacgcacatttatagtattgaaatagacaaacaatttatcctaatgacttttttcgattaaaagaaaattattagagttatagcattttcaaaattttgtaaacaaccgaaattcaaaattttaacccaagcaacgcaaggtatgaaaaaatgtcaagggaggaaaaacattacttttaaaaatccCTATAATATtgtcatgacaaatttttggattatcttagaaaatccaaaattcaaattttaattgcccaaaaaataaagaaaaatcaaaaaattctatattgtggtcaaactatgcagaatacgaaaaaagatgaatcgacgaaaatttaacccccccaaaaatatacaaattaattaataatcacttcgtgattagaggcgtactttttgttttattcgtgaaaataacattgaaaataaaaacatcaaatatatgaaaaatttgttatgaattactttttgataagcCGCgttgttttggttttaatcatgaaaatggcattaaaaataaaaatttgtagaaaacga comes from the Belonocnema kinseyi isolate 2016_QV_RU_SX_M_011 chromosome 6, B_treatae_v1, whole genome shotgun sequence genome and includes:
- the LOC117174970 gene encoding uncharacterized protein LOC117174970, translated to MYKNEMNLAYILFLRPILSDIQRTNKCLESNNTDPTKLFQDLTLLVRSIAAKMVLPTYKIDVLTSQIQNYLDPTTYLGFAVETKLEELSFYMKSFSSCFIQTVATKITRECCDI